One segment of Pandoraea pnomenusa DNA contains the following:
- a CDS encoding VOC family protein, protein MSHHGTDRQIDNIEFSVSDIARSKAFYGSVFGWTFTDYGPTYTEFSDGRLTGGFTTGGTIRPGGPLVILYADDLAQTQCRVEAAGAAVCVPAFDFPGGRRFHFTDPDGYELAVWSAAK, encoded by the coding sequence ATGAGCCACCACGGCACGGATCGTCAGATCGACAACATCGAGTTCAGCGTCAGCGACATCGCCCGAAGCAAGGCGTTCTATGGAAGCGTGTTTGGTTGGACCTTTACGGACTACGGCCCAACGTACACGGAATTCAGCGACGGGCGGCTCACGGGCGGCTTTACGACCGGCGGCACCATCCGGCCAGGCGGGCCACTGGTGATTCTGTATGCCGACGACCTCGCGCAAACGCAGTGCCGTGTCGAAGCCGCCGGTGCCGCCGTTTGCGTGCCAGCCTTCGACTTCCCCGGCGGCCGTCGCTTTCACTTCACCGACCCCGACGGGTACGAACTCGCGGTGTGGTCGGCGGCGAAATGA